GCTGACCGTTCGTGCCCGCAAAGAAGATGCTGACCGTATTGAAACCCTGCTGGATCAATACTCCACCGACTATACCGCCTCTTATAACCGTGGCACGTCGACCAGCAACCGCGAATTCCTTGGCGAAACTGATGATGTTTCCGGCCGCACCACCTCTGCGGGCTTCAACGCCGGCGCTAACGGCGTTACCGGCGACAGCGATCCGACCTCCGGCGTACCGGGCACGCTGGATCACACCAGCGGTAAATCCACCGCGGGCAAAACCGGCGCAACCGATCTGCTGAGCGGCAAAGATAATACGACGACCGGCGTCACGGGCACTTCAACCACCGGCGTTACCGGCACTACCGCAGCAGGCGTGACCGGCGCGGCCCTGACCGGCAGCGAAGAGCGCGATGCGCTGAAGCTGGCGGAAGAGCAGGTAGATATTGGCAAGCGTCAGGTAAGCGATGGCGTGGTACGTCTGCGTCGTTACACCGTGGAAGATGAAGTGGCTGAAGATGTCTCGCTGTTTGAACAGCATGCTGACGTATTCCGCACTGCGGTTGACGAGCCGGCTTACCTGAGCGATGTCGACTGGTCTGAAAAAACCATTGAAGTGGAAGAGTCTCACGAAGTGCCGACAGTAAGCAAAACCGCGCGCATTAAAGAAGAGGTTGGCGTACGTAACGAAACCTCTGAGCGTGTGGAAACGGTGAAAGATACCGTGCGTCGTCAGGAAGTGGAAGTCGAGCAGACCGGCGCAACCGGCCTTGAGAAAGATCGCCTGACCGGCGTAGGCTCTACCACCGGCACCACGGCGGGCACCACCGGCGTGACGGGCGCTACTGGCGTCACCGGCACCACCGGCCTGGAAAAAGACCGCCTCACCGGCAGCGACCTTGATAAAGATCCGCTGACCGGCGTTAAGAAGTAATCTCGCCCCTAGCCCGCGCTGAGCCATTGCCACAGCGCGGGCAGCTGCGTTATCCCCCACAGCAGCAGCCCGATACAGCCCCCCACCAGCGTGCCGTTAATTCGTATAAACTGCAAATCCTTACCGATATTCAGCTCAATCTGTTGCGACATCTCACGCGCGTCCCAGCTTTTTACCGTATCGCTGATATGACGAGTAAGAAAGGCGGCAAATTCCGGCGCCACCGACTGTGCCGCCTGCTCCATATGCTGATTCAGCGATGCGCGCAGCGCAGCGTCATTTACCAGGGTTTCGCCAAGCCACAGGCCTGCTTCGGTAACGCGCTGGCCGACGCGTGAATCTTCCGCGTTCAGATCGGCCTTCAGCCAGCCGCGCAGATCGCCCCACAGCTCGCCGATATAGCGGTTCAGCGCCTCATCCTCTTTCAGGTAGCCTTTAATGGTCTCTGCGCGCTCCGCCATATCAGGATCGGTTTTCAGACGGGTAATCAGTTTTTCCACGGCGCGGTTAAAGCCGAGACGCAGCTCATGGCCCTGATCCTGGCTGACATCGTCCAGCAGCGAGTTTACCGCGCTGGAGACCAGCTCGGCGCTATGCTCGCCCAGCCATTCGGTCGGCAGCACTTTGGCCTTGATAGGATGTTCGCGCTTCAGCCAGCGCACGATCTGCAGGGCGATAAACTCCCGCGTACTTTCCTTATTAAGCAGACGCAGCAGCTGTTCAATCGCCGCATCAAGCAGTGCCTGATGACGATTATTTTTGGTCAGGCTCTCCAGCAGCAGGGCGCTGGACTGGGTTAAATCGACCTTATCGATCGCCTTATGCACCGCGCGGCGGATAAAGCCCTGAATGCGCGTGTCATCGGTCAGGTCGAGAAAGCCGCGCATCAGCTGCAGCAGATGTTGTCCTACCCGCTGCGCATTGTCCGGTGCGCTCAGCCAGTTGCCGATCAGCTGCGCGGGATCGTGACGGCGGATCAGCGCCAGCAGCGATTCGGTGCCTAAAAATTTCTCCTGTACAAAACGGCCGAGATTCTCGCCAATGCGATCTTTATTGCGCGGAATAATGGCAGTATGACGGGAGATAAAGGGCACCGGCACGCGGCGGAACAGGGCGACGACGGCAAACCAGTCGGCCAGCGCCCCCACCATGGCGGCCTCCGCGACGGCTTTTACGCCGCTCACCCAGAGCCCGGGCGGCAAAAACAGCGTGATAAGAAAGGTTGCTGCGGCAATCAGCAGCAGTGAAAGCGCCAAGCGCTTAGCTCGCTTCAGTTCGTTTATTTTCTCCATGCTACCAGCATAGCGTAGCGCGTTAAGAAAATCGTGTGGCTTTCACCCTGCGGCCATGGGTTTGCCGCCGCCGCGCCCAGGCCTCAGGCAAAGGCGAGCCACAGCGTCAGCAGCACGGCAAGCAACGCCGCCCACAGCACAATCAGCAGCCGCAGGCCGCCGCGTTTACGCGGCGGCCTGCCGGCCGCGACGAGATCGGTGGCCGGCAGCATCAATGCTTTTTCCTCGCCTTCCTCTACCCGCGCAGAAAGCATAATGCCCTTTTTCGGCACGGTAATAATGATATTTTCAACGATGCCGGCACGCTTTAATGTTTTACGCAAAATAGAGATGTTTTGATAAAGCGTATTAACCGTCACTTCCATACCGTGTTTTCGCCAGACTTCATTCATAAAATCATCCTGCGTAATAATATCTCCCTTACGCTCAATCAGTAACGCCAGACAGCGGCTGGCGGGCTGATTAATCTTCGTATCCTTTTCCGGGTAGAATTTACTGGAGGTTAATGTATGATTTATCGGATCGAAGATAACGTTATTATTAATACAGTAGAACATGATCAATCCCTCGGCGCTATAGTCCATAAGCAACAACATACAACGGGTCAATAGCGGCTCACGCTAGCATAATGACTTTATCCATTCAAACGCTGCCGAAAAATAGACGCCTTCAAAAAGATACATAATCTTATTTATAACCCCTTCGCTGTGCTGTAATTTTTAATTATGTATTATTTTGCTTTTAATTTATTGATTTTAATCATATTTAACAATGTGTTGCCAGCGGTGGTTAGCATCTTTTCTTTATTATTATGAAGTTTTATTTGTTTCTTCTGAAGTTTTCAGTTTTCATTTTTCACTTTCGCTTGTTAGCGTTTGTTGTCATTTTACTCACAACAGAGAGAACAGGCGAGGATCAGAGTTTATTCCTGCGTAACGCAGTTATGCCCTGCGTTACGGGTTAATTCCCCTGAGTAATTACCGTGTCCCTCTGTTTGTCAGTATGGCGTTTCCTGTGAGTTATTTTTCAGCGTCATTTATCGGCGCGCTTTCTTCCGCCAGGGAATAAAAGGAGAGCAATGATGCCCTCTACGATATTGAGACTTACCACGATTACACTAGCCTATAAGGATATATATGAAACGTTTTAACCAAGCCGCACTCGCTATGGCGCTGCTATTTTCTTCCGCCTCGGCGCTGGCGTACGACGGCACCGTTAATTTCAACGGCGAGATTATTGATAATACCTGCATCATCTCGCTGGGGAACGGCAGCAACAGCCTGGTGGTGCCGATGGGATCGGTGAATAAAAGCAGCTTTACCGGCACCGGGTCTATCGCCTCCACGACCCAGTTCGCGTTGGTTATGACCAACTGCCCGGCGGTGAACGCGAGTGTAAAATTTGATGGCCCCACCTATGAGGGCGACCAAAACGTGCTGGCGCTGAACCCGGGTGCCGGCGTGGCGACCGGCGTCGGCATTCAGCTCTACGATAAGGATATGGCGGCGCTGCCGCTGTTTACCGCCTCTAACCCTTACCAGTTAAAGGAAGGCGAAGATAACATCATGAGATTCTACGCCAGCTATATCGCCATGGCCGGTAGCGTGACCGCCGGCCCGGCTAATGCCGTAGCGACCTTTACCGTTAACTATAACTAACCAGCGCGGCAATGGGCCGCGGCCCTGGCCCATTGCCTTTTGGAACTGCGGCAATGACTAAACGGATTTTTGCCTTTCTGCTCCTGGCACCGCTGCTAAACGGCACGGCGTCGGCCGGGGTTATCGTCGGCGGCACGCGCATTATTTTTAACGGCGCCGCGAAAGAGACCACGCTTAACGTCACCAACCCCGACGCCTCGCCGTGGCTGATCCAGTCCTGGGCGGAGACGGAGGATCACCGTAAAGCACCCTTTATCTTCTCGCCGCCGCTTTTCCGCCTCGACGGCAAACAGAAAAACATCCTGCGCATCATCCATACCGGCGGCGCCTTGCCCGGCGATCGGGAAAGCTTGTTCTGGGCGAACGTTAAATCGATCCCCTCCACGCCCGATATGGATAACGCCCTGCAGA
This DNA window, taken from Mixta gaviniae, encodes the following:
- a CDS encoding YsnF/AvaK domain-containing protein, whose amino-acid sequence is MAHEKIVTAFNQVQQAEVAKEKLIAEGIAENHIDIISGERLRVEGKEIRHPSFWQRLFGDDVDDDYATEYNKAIQGGGVLLTVRARKEDADRIETLLDQYSTDYTASYNRGTSTSNREFLGETDDVSGRTTSAGFNAGANGVTGDSDPTSGVPGTLDHTSGKSTAGKTGATDLLSGKDNTTTGVTGTSTTGVTGTTAAGVTGAALTGSEERDALKLAEEQVDIGKRQVSDGVVRLRRYTVEDEVAEDVSLFEQHADVFRTAVDEPAYLSDVDWSEKTIEVEESHEVPTVSKTARIKEEVGVRNETSERVETVKDTVRRQEVEVEQTGATGLEKDRLTGVGSTTGTTAGTTGVTGATGVTGTTGLEKDRLTGSDLDKDPLTGVKK
- a CDS encoding DUF445 domain-containing protein gives rise to the protein MEKINELKRAKRLALSLLLIAAATFLITLFLPPGLWVSGVKAVAEAAMVGALADWFAVVALFRRVPVPFISRHTAIIPRNKDRIGENLGRFVQEKFLGTESLLALIRRHDPAQLIGNWLSAPDNAQRVGQHLLQLMRGFLDLTDDTRIQGFIRRAVHKAIDKVDLTQSSALLLESLTKNNRHQALLDAAIEQLLRLLNKESTREFIALQIVRWLKREHPIKAKVLPTEWLGEHSAELVSSAVNSLLDDVSQDQGHELRLGFNRAVEKLITRLKTDPDMAERAETIKGYLKEDEALNRYIGELWGDLRGWLKADLNAEDSRVGQRVTEAGLWLGETLVNDAALRASLNQHMEQAAQSVAPEFAAFLTRHISDTVKSWDAREMSQQIELNIGKDLQFIRINGTLVGGCIGLLLWGITQLPALWQWLSAG
- a CDS encoding winged helix-turn-helix domain-containing protein — protein: MFYCINNNVIFDPINHTLTSSKFYPEKDTKINQPASRCLALLIERKGDIITQDDFMNEVWRKHGMEVTVNTLYQNISILRKTLKRAGIVENIIITVPKKGIMLSARVEEGEEKALMLPATDLVAAGRPPRKRGGLRLLIVLWAALLAVLLTLWLAFA
- a CDS encoding fimbrial protein encodes the protein MKRFNQAALAMALLFSSASALAYDGTVNFNGEIIDNTCIISLGNGSNSLVVPMGSVNKSSFTGTGSIASTTQFALVMTNCPAVNASVKFDGPTYEGDQNVLALNPGAGVATGVGIQLYDKDMAALPLFTASNPYQLKEGEDNIMRFYASYIAMAGSVTAGPANAVATFTVNYN
- a CDS encoding fimbrial biogenesis chaperone, translated to MTKRIFAFLLLAPLLNGTASAGVIVGGTRIIFNGAAKETTLNVTNPDASPWLIQSWAETEDHRKAPFIFSPPLFRLDGKQKNILRIIHTGGALPGDRESLFWANVKSIPSTPDMDNALQIAIKTQIKLIYRPAALKNGFSPEQMQKLQWRWQQGKLQVTNPTAFYMHFHSIEINGHPLADPQWVAPFAVKHYSLPQPVAAGTVRWRLINDYGALTETFQASYSSSLKN